In Glaciihabitans arcticus, the sequence GCAGGATGATTCCGCCCTGCTGGTACTGGCGGTCGAGCAGGCTTCCGTCGACCTTGGTCTCGACTACCCAGTCGCCCTCGGGCTGGTCCTGGAGCACGAAGTTGCGAGCCCCGGTGTCAGCGCCGTAGATGTCGAGCGGGCTGGTGTCGATGCGCAGCGATCCATCGGAGACGCGGTAGTCGCCCGCGCTCTCGCGCAGCACCTGCCAGCGGCAGCCGTTGAGGCTGGTTCCGTCGAACTCGTCGTCGGGGCCGGCGACTGCCGTCTCGTCGGGCGTGATCGTGAACCAGTCGAACTCGGCGTTGATGATGCCCGGCAGCGAACCGCTGTTCGCAAAGGACGTCAGGCCGATCTTCGGGTTCGCGATCGCGGTGAAGTCCGGGCTGGCCGGCAGCGACGTGTAGTCGATGCCGTTGTCCGAGTACGAACCGGTGATCGTCGTGCCGTTGCTGGTGAGGCGCAGGTAGACGGTGTCGGGGAACGCGGTACCGAGATTGGAGCTGTTGGTCTCGGTTGCCGTGCCGCCCTTCTCGATGGCGAACTGGATCACACGCTGGGCGGCGTCAGGGGCGGCACTGCGACCCTGGATCACCATCTTCACGTAGTTATTGTCATCGCCGTAGACGATGAGTCCGGCCTGCTGGTACTGGGCACGAGCAGGGATAGTGACCTTGGTGGTCGCCTGCCACGCACCGGACTGCAGGGGCTGCAGCACGATGTTGCTGACGGTTCCCGGGTCGGTGCCGTAGATGTCGGTCTTCGACGCGGGGATCACCAGGTGTCCGTTGTCGACGGCGATGTCCTGGTTGCGGCGGATGACCGTCGGCCAGCGTTCCTCATCGAGCACAGTGCCGTCGAAGCCGTCTGAGCGACCCTGGAGGCACATACCGGTGAGCGGGTCGGTGACGATGACCGTCACGTACTTCTCCTGGTAGGCGCCGAGGGCGTCTGTGGCACGAACGGTCAGGCGGTAGGTGCCCGGTGTCGTGTAGGTGAAGGACTGGGCTGCGGTGCCGACCTCGAGGCCCGCACCCTCTCCCTTGTTCCACCTGTAGACGAGGGACGCCGTGTCGCCGTCGGGGTCGGTAGCCGTTGCCTCGGCATCCACAACGAGCGGGGCCGGGCCGGCGAGAGGCGAGGCATCCAGTGCCAGCGTCGGTCGCACGTTGGAGGTGACTCCTGCGCCGCTCACCTCGAGCCAGTTGACGTTCACGCCGCCATTCAGCAGCACGAAGAACAGTCCGCCGGTGCCGGTCGGCACCACGTCGGGCAGGGTAAGGCTGAAGTCCTGGTAAGCCTGCCAGCCGCCCGTGTTGGTGATGGTGAACTGACCGAGCTCGGTACCGGTCGGCGAGCCCCAGCGCGCCGAGACGATGCCGGTCTCATTGGGGTTGGCCGCACGCAGGGTGAGCGTCTCGATGTTGAGCAGGCTCGCGGGCTCGTGAGCCCACCAGTCGTTGGTCTCGACGAAGCCGATGTTGCTGCCTCCGCCTGCCGTGTCGCTCGTGGTCTCGATGCGCACCCCGTCGTCGGGGCCGCCGGTGCCGCCCACGCGTCCGGTCGAGGTGAAGAACTCCGACTGCAGTCGCTTCGGCTGCAGCACCTGGAGCGCGAAGCCCTGGAGGGGCACGTTCGCGGCTCCACCGTCGTCGGTGTAACGGGCCTCGACGACCCAGAACAGGTTCGCCTCGGCGCCGTGTCCGTCATCGCGGGAGGTCTGCAGGAATCCCTCGCAGCCCTCGAGCTCCTCCATGGGGTGGGCGTGCGAGTCGTGGCCGAGGGCGGGTGTCAGCGTGACGGCGTCACAGTCGAAATCGCCGTCGGGGTCGACGACCGACACCTCGTAGCGCACCTGGTCGCCGAATTCGAAGAATCCGCCGTCGTCGGGGAAGTTGATCGTCACCACCGGCCGCTGGTTGCCCACGACGATCGTCACGTTAGCGGTCGCCGTCTTGCCGTCCGAGTCGGTCACGAGCAGCTGGGCGGTGTATTCGCCGTTCAGCTGGTAGGTGTGCGTCGGGTTCGGGGTACTCACGGGGTCGGAGCCGTCGCCGAACGTCCACTGCAGGGTGATCGGCTTCGAGAGAGGATGACGTGTACCGGTCGAATCGAACTTCACGGTGAGCGGTCCGGCGCCATCGGTCACGTCGGCCGAGCCCCTGGCGATCGGCGACGGGTCACCCTTGGTGTAGTTGACCTTGTAGATGCCCGAGTCGTCGTTGTTGCCACCGAAGCCCGAGCCCCAGTCGATCACGTAGAGCGCACCGTCGGGTCCGAACTGGAAGTCCATCGGACGCGCCCAGCCGGCGTTGTTGTCGAAGATTCCGGGCAGGATTCGGTTGATGTCGACGACGGTGTCGCCGGTGGGGGTGTCGAGCTGGAACGAGTACATCTTGCCCTGGTTCCACTCACCGAAGAGAGCCTTGCCGTCCCAGTACTCGGGCCACTTGACGTCGGAGTCGAGGTCCTCGTCGAAGCGGTAGACGGGACCGCCCATGGGCGCTCCACCTCCACCGATCTCGGGGAAGAGCGGGTTGGTGCCGTAGCCGTACCAGACCGTTGCGGACTTGGCCGGCGGCAGGTTCGTGAGACCGGTGTTGTTCGGAGAGTTGTTCACGAGGGCGTTCGGGTTGAAGACGGCACCCGAGGCGTTCGTCTCGAAGTTGAAGTCGTTGTAGCAGGTGTTCGAGTGGCAGTACGGCCAGCCGTAGTTGCCGGCCTCGGTGAGCAGGTTCCACTCGACGCGGCCGTCCGGTCCGCGTGTGGCGCTCGCCGCGTTGGAGTCGGGGCCGTAGTCGGCGACGATGATGTTGTTCGTCTTCGGATCGATACCGATGCGGAACGGGTTACGGAATCCCATGCCATAGATCTCGGGACGCGTGAGGGCCGTGTTCGCCGCGAACAGGTTGCCGGCGGGCACGGTGTAGGTGCCGTCATCCTGGGGCGTGATGCGCAGCACCTTGCCGCGAAGGTCGTTGGTGTTACCGGAGGAGCGCTGGGCGTCGTAGTCCTCGTGGCCCACGCGCTCGTCGATCGGGTTGAAGCCCGAGGACTCGAACGGATTGGTGTTGTCACCGGTGACGAGGATCAGGTTGCCCTCGTTGTCGAACTCCATGTCGCCGCCGGCGTGGCAGCAGGTATTGCGCTGCGTGACGACCTTGAGCAGGTACTTCTCGGTGTTCAGTGCCGCGGTCTTCGAGGTGAAGTCGTAGGTGAAGCGGCTGAGCCTGTTGTGCGGACCTTCACTACCGACCGCCGATGGACCCCAGTACGCGTAGATCCAGCCGTTGGTGGTGAAGTCGGGGTCGAGGATGATGCCGAGCAGCCCGTCTTCGTTGGCGATCGTGACCGGGAGGGTCATGACGGTGGTGGTGACATTGGTGGTCGGGTCGATGAGGCGCAGCCGGCCGTCGCGCTCGGCGTAGAACACCGATCCGTCGTCGGCCACGTCGAGGAGCATCGGGTTGGAGGTGTTCTCGTCGAGCGGCACGAGCTCGTAGCTCGAGGTCTGCGAGGCGCCGCAGCTGGCGGCTACTACTCCGGCCGCGGTCTCGATGCCGCCGAGGAGGTGGGTGAGGAACGCGGCTTCGGTGTACGAGGCCTCGGTGTGGCCGAGCCCGGTGTACCAGCTGCGTCCGCCATCGAAGTCCTGGCACCACGCGATGGGGTGCTCGGCACCGTCGGCGCCGCCCTGGTAGCTCTTCTCATCAAGGGAGAGCAGCACGTGGATCTTGTCGCGGTCCTGGTTACGGATGTTGTACCACTCATCGAAGCGCTGCCAGGTGTCTCCGAGGTGCGCCGTCGACGGGTGCACGTGGTCTTCCACCTTGATCGTCGCATTCTGCTGGTCGGGGTGGCTCTCGAAGTAGCCGCCGACGAGCTGGCGGTACCAGTCCCAGTCGTATTCGGTGTCGGTCGCCGAGTGCAGTCCGACGAAGCCGCCGCCGCCCTGGATGTACGCCTCGAAGGCGGCCTGCTGTGTGGGGTCGAGCACGTCGCCGGTCGTCGAGTTGAACACCACGGCGTCGAATTCTGCGAGCCCGGCCTCGGTGAAGCGGGCCGCGTCGGAGTCGATGACCACATCGAAGTTGTTGGCGGCACCGAGGGCGACGATGGCCTGCTCGGCCTCATCCCGCGCACTGTGCGCGAAGCCCGCTGTCTTCGAGAAGACCAGCACCTTGAAGTCTCCCGCTGCGGCGGCTTCTACTGCCGGAGCGGCCGGCGCGGCAGCGGCAGGCTGGGCCGACGCTGCCTGCGAGACGGGTACAAGTACCGAGAGGGACAGGGCGAGGCTGGCTACGAGAGCGAGCGGCCTTGTCAGGATCGTGCGGCCGGAAAAAGTGAACACCGTTGTTCTCCTCGAGATGGTCGGGGAACCCGACACCGCAACGGAACGTCAACGGCGACAGGCTTCGTGGAGCCGACGCTAGCGCCTCTATTTGTTGTTCGTCAAGCAATATCAAAAGAAAGTTTCGAATTGCGGTTTTGAGCACTATAAAGTCGGGGTTTGGCTAAATCCTGACATACAACAATTGGGTCTGGTTTCCCACCCGTTTGGGGGAGATCGACGACTCAGGCGACGGGCTCTACGGCAAGCAGCAGAGGGTCTGCGAGCACCCCGGAGAGTGCGAGTTCTGCCGCCCCGATCATCAGGATGTTAGTGCCCAGCACGGCGCGCGAGATCTGCACGACCTCGCCCGGACCGTGCAGGGACAACGATGTGACTCGGTCGATGAGGTAGTCGGGTGCGAGCGAGAAAACCGTCGCGAGGAACCCGCCCAGGATCACCCGCTCGGGGTTGAAGACGTTCACCGCGTTGCGCAGGGCGATCGCGAGGAAGTCGAGCTGTCGATGGATCTCGGGGAGCACGAGCTCCGGGGTCCCCGCGTGCAGCGCGGCTTCGACGACCTCGAGATCGGCGCCTGCCAGTCCGACGAGCCGCTGGAGGCGAGCAAGCGAGACCTCGGTTTCGAGACATCCACTCGCACCACAATGGCAGGCCACACCCGCCGAGTTGACGAGCGTGTGGCCGAGTTCGCCGGCATAGCCGTTGCGGCCCGTGCGCAGCACACCGTTGCTGATGACCCCGCCGCCGATGCCGCTCGCGCCGCCGTTCAGGTAGATGAGGTCGTGCGAGCCCTTGCCCGCACCGAACAGCAGCTCGGCTCCTGCGCCGAGCGAGGCGTCGTTGGCCGCGCTCACCGCGAAGCCCGTCGCCTCGGCGATCATGGCCGCGATCGGCTCGTCGCGCCAGCCGAGGTGCGGTGCGTAGCTCACCACGCCGTCGTCGGCCCGCGTGAGCCCGGGCACGGCGACCCCGATGCCGACGATGCGATAGCTCTGCTCGAGCTCCGTGCGCATACCCTCGACTATCGCCGCCGTGATGTTGGCGACCTCGCGTGCCGACGGAGCCTGCTCGGTCGCGAACCGGATCTTGCGGATCACTTCGCCGCCCAGCCCGACCAGCCCGATCGTCACGGCATCGATCTCGGGGTTCACCGCGATCGCAGCTGTGGATGACGTCGCGCGCACCGTCGGGCTCGGCCTGCCGATCTGTGCCGGCGTGGCCGCCGCCGTCTCGTAGACGAGCCCGAGCTCGCCGAGGTGGGCGACGAGCGTGGCGATGGTGGAGCGATTGAGTCCGGTCATGCGCGTGATCTCGGCGCGACTGAGCGCGCCCGAGTGGTGCACGAGCGAGAGCACAAGGGAGAGGTTTGCCCGCCTGGTCGTCTCGCTGGAGCTCGCGCTCCCGTGTCGACCCACGACGGGGGCGTCCCCCGACATCACCACGTCATCCCCGCCGCGACTCGCCCTACTTGGAGCTGAAGGCGGCGTCGAAGGCGGCGGAGGGCGCGTCGAAGGCAAGGCGACGCACGAACTCGAGCGCCTCGGGCGCACCGATCAGGCGATCCATGCCGGCGTCCTCCCACTCCACGGAGATGGGGCCGTCGTAGCCGATCTGATTGAGCATGCGGAACGACGCCTCCCACGGCACGTCGCCGTGACCGGTCGAGATGAAGTCCCAGCCGCGGCGGCCGTCGGCCCAGGCGAGGTGCGAACCGAGGCGTCCACTGCGCCCGTCCTTCGCGCGCATCTTCGTGTCCTTGCAGTCCACGTGGTAGATGCGGTCCTTGAAGTCCCAGAGGAATCCGACGGGGTCGATCTCCTGCCAGACCATGTGCGAGGGGTCCCAGTTGAGACCGAACGCCTCGCGGTGGCCGATGGCTTCGAGGGCGCGAACCGTCGTGTAGTAGTCGTAGGCGATCTCGCTCGGGTGCACCTCGTGGGCGAACCGCACGCCGACCTCGTCGAAGACGTCGAGGATCGGGTTCCAGCGGTCGGCGAAGTCCTGGTAGCCGGCATCGATCGCCTCCTGGGAGACCGGCGGGAACATCGCGACGTACTTCCAGATCGACGAACCGGTGAAACCGATGACCGTCTTCACGCCGAGCGAGGCTGCGAGACGGGCGGTGTTCTTCATCTCCTCGGCCGCGCGCTGGCGCACACCTTCCGGGTTTCCATCGCCCCAGACGACGTCGGGCAGGATGTCGCGGTGACGCTGGTCGATCGGGTCGTCGCAGACCGCCTGGCCCTTGAGGTGGTTCGAGATCGCGTAGACCTTGAGGTTGTACTTCTCGAGCAGCGCGAGCTTGCCCTCCACGTAGCCCGGTTCGTCCCAGCGCCACGGATCGAGGTGGTCGCCCCAGCAGGCGATCTCGAGGCCGTCGTAGCCCCAGCCGGAGGCGAGCTTCGCCACCTCTTCGAAGGGGAGGTCGGCCCACTGGCCGGTGAACAGGGTGATGGGGCGAGCCATGACTACTCCTACTTCTGGTCGGTAACGTTTGTCCAGGCGCTTCCGCTGTCTGAACTGGATTCCACTGCCGCGAGCACCTGCTGAACCTGCAGGCCGTCCGCGAACGACGGGGTGGGCTGGGAGCCCGCGGCCACGGCCTCGACGAAGTCCTTCGCCTGATGCGCGAACCCGTGCTCGTAGCCCAGCGTGTGACCGGCCGGCCACCAGGCCGCAATGTAGGGATGTTCCGGCTCGGTGACCTGGATGGTACTGAAGCCCTGCGTTCCGGCCGGCAGCGTCGCGTCGTAGAACTCGAGGGAGTTGAGGTTCTCGAGATCGAACGACAGCGCGCCCTTCGATCCGGATACCTCGAGGCGCAGCGCGTTCTTGCGGCCGGTGCTGAAGCGCGTGGCCTCGAAGCTGCCGAGCACACCGCTCTCGAATCGACCCGTGAACAGGGCGATGTCGTCGACGGTCACCTCGCCACGCTCGGTCGATGCCGTCGCGGACAGTCCGTGGGCGTTCTCGGCGAGCGGGCGTTCCCTGATGATCGTGTCGATCGTTCCGGAGACACTCGCGAGCGAGGATCCCGTGACGTACTGCGCGAGGTCGACAGCGTGGGCGCCGATGTCGCCGAGCGCACCGGATCCCGCGAGGTGCTTCTGCAGGCGCCAGGCCAGCGGGGCCTCCGGGTCGATGAGCCAGTCCTGCAGGTAGCTCGCGCGCACCTGGTAGATCTCGCCGAGCCTGCCGGCCGCCACGAGGTCACGCGCGAAGGTCGCGGCGGGGACCCGTCGGTAGGTGAAGCCGACCATGGCGTACACGCCGCGTTCCGCTGCGTGCGCCGCGGCATCCGCCATCAATCGCGCTTCTTCGACGGAGTTGGCCAGGGGCTTCTCGCACAGCACGTGCTTGCCCGCCTCGAGGGCGGCGATGGCGATCTCCGCGTGGGAGTCGCCGGGGGTCACGATGTCGATGACGTCCACGTCGTCGCGGGCGATCACCTCGCGCCAATCGGTCGCGGTCTCGGCCCAGCCCCACTTGTCAGCGGCGGCAGAGACGGCTTCGGCATTGCGCCCGACGAGAATGTCCATCGTCGGCGTGGCCGGAAGATCGAAGAATCGGGGGGCGACGCGCCACCCCTGGGAATGTGCTGCTCCCATAAAGCCGTAGCCCACCATCGCCACTCGCAAGCGGCCCTGTGCCTGTGTCATGTTGGTCGGATTCTTTCTGCTGACGGGTAGGGCTGGGGAGTCGGGGGTGGGTGCCCGCACGGCGAACCGTGCGGGCACCCCTTACTACTGTTCTCGTTATGTGAAGGAGAAGTCGATGAACTTGTCGACGTTGTCCTTCGTGACGATCGGCGCGTTCAGCACGATGCGCGACGGCACCTCGACCTCGACGATGTCGCTCAGCGACTTGCCCTGCGCGACGAGGCGGGCGAGACGGATTCCGTCAGCAGCCTGCGTCGACGGGTAGATGACGGTTGCCTTGAGCACTCCGCTGTCGGCCTGGATCGCGTCCATGGCCGCACGCGAACCCGCGCCACCCACCATGAAGAACTCGTCACGGCCGGCTGCGTCGATTGCCGCGAGGACACCGACACCCTGGTCGTCATCGTGGTTCCAGATGGCGTCGATCTTCGGAGCGGCCTGGAGCAGCTGCGAGGTGACGGCTTCTCCACCGGCGATGGTGAAGTCAGCCGCAACGCGGTTGTTCACCTTGAGTCCACAGTCCTCGAGTGCCGTGGCGAATCCCTCGCTGCGCTGCTGCGTGAGCGGAAGGGAGTCGATGCCGGCGACCTCTGCGACGATCGCGTCGGGGTTGTCGCCGAGCTGCTCGCAGATGTAGGTACCGGCGGTCACACCCATGCCGAAGTTGTCACCGAGGATGGTGACGCGTGCGGCGAAGGTGCTCGAGAACTCGCGGTCCACGTTGATGACCGGGATACCGGCCTCCATCGCCTTGATCGCTACCTCGGTGAGTGCAGCACCATCGGTGGGCAGAAGCACGATGGCGTCGACCTTGTCGTTGATGAAGCCCTCGACCTGGCTGATCTGCAGGCTGGCGTCGTTCGTGCCCTCCGCGATCTTGAGGTCGATGTCCGGGTACTTCTCGGCCTCGGCCTTGGCGGCCGAGTTGATGGCGCCGAGCCATCCGTGGTCGGCCGCGGGGCCGGAGAAGCCGATGACGATGGTGTCACCCGTAGCCTCGTTGCCTTCGACGGTTCCACCGCCCGTCTGGGTTCCGGTGCCGGGTGCTGCGGTGCAGCCCGTCAGCAGCGCGGCAACGGCGAACGTTGCACCCGCCGTGATGAACAGATTGCGGCGGAGCTTGCGTGTTGCCAGCATGTACTTCCTCCTTGATAAGTGAATTGCAGATATCTCTTGAGCCAATGAGGAGGTGCCATTGGCGAGCTTTCCGGCACTCAGGCCGTTCTGCATCACTCGTGTCCGCATTGACGTTTCATGCAACATAACAGAACAAATGCCCACACACACAGGCTTATTTTGAGAATCGTCGAAAGTCGCTTGCGAGGGGTCAGCATTGCCGCGAGGGCCGACACCAGTTGATTGCTGCCATGGGAGCGGTGCCACGCTCCCCGCAACTTGGCGGAAGAGTGCCGGATCTCGGGGAAAATCGGTCGCGAGTCGAGACATCCCGACATACAGCTATTACTAGTGGCCCGCCGACTCAGTGCCCCATTAATGGGGCGGAAAGCGGTTGACGGCCCGGATTTCTCTCGCCAGAGCCCTCAAAACCTGTTATGTTGCGTGAATGATCAAAGTCGACCATGGGACACCCCTGCTGGAGGTACGGGGCGCCACAAAAGCTTTCGCCGGAGTACAGGCGCTCAAAGGCGTCGACCTGTCGATCCTTCCGGGTGAAGTGCACTGTGTACTCGGCCAGAACGGCGCCGGCAAGTCCACGCTCATCAAAATCCTCTCCGGTGTCTACACGCCCGACGAGGGCGAGTTCACCTGGCTCGGAGAGCCGGTCACCATCGGCGGCCCGACCGAAGCGCTCGGCATGGGCATCGCGACGATGTACCAGGAACTCGACGTCGTCGACGGTCTCACCATCGCCGAGAACATCTTCCTCGGCCACGAGCTGGCCACGGTCGGCTACCTCCGTTCCGGCGAGGCTAACAAGCGCACACGCGAACTACTGAAGCGCCTCGGCCACGGCGACCTCTCCCCCACGACCGAGGTCGGCTCGCTCTCCCCCGCGAACAAGCAGATCGTCTCGATGGCCCGCGCGCTGTCCCGCGACATCAAGCTCATCATCATGGATGAGCCGAGCGCCGTGCTCGACTCCGAAGAGGTCAAGAACCTCTTCCGCGTGGTCGAGGACCTCACCCGCGAGGGCATCGCCGTCGTCTACATCTCGCACCGTCTCGC encodes:
- a CDS encoding Gfo/Idh/MocA family protein, with the translated sequence MVGYGFMGAAHSQGWRVAPRFFDLPATPTMDILVGRNAEAVSAAADKWGWAETATDWREVIARDDVDVIDIVTPGDSHAEIAIAALEAGKHVLCEKPLANSVEEARLMADAAAHAAERGVYAMVGFTYRRVPAATFARDLVAAGRLGEIYQVRASYLQDWLIDPEAPLAWRLQKHLAGSGALGDIGAHAVDLAQYVTGSSLASVSGTIDTIIRERPLAENAHGLSATASTERGEVTVDDIALFTGRFESGVLGSFEATRFSTGRKNALRLEVSGSKGALSFDLENLNSLEFYDATLPAGTQGFSTIQVTEPEHPYIAAWWPAGHTLGYEHGFAHQAKDFVEAVAAGSQPTPSFADGLQVQQVLAAVESSSDSGSAWTNVTDQK
- a CDS encoding ThuA domain-containing protein, encoding MFTFSGRTILTRPLALVASLALSLSVLVPVSQAASAQPAAAAPAAPAVEAAAAGDFKVLVFSKTAGFAHSARDEAEQAIVALGAANNFDVVIDSDAARFTEAGLAEFDAVVFNSTTGDVLDPTQQAAFEAYIQGGGGFVGLHSATDTEYDWDWYRQLVGGYFESHPDQQNATIKVEDHVHPSTAHLGDTWQRFDEWYNIRNQDRDKIHVLLSLDEKSYQGGADGAEHPIAWCQDFDGGRSWYTGLGHTEASYTEAAFLTHLLGGIETAAGVVAASCGASQTSSYELVPLDENTSNPMLLDVADDGSVFYAERDGRLRLIDPTTNVTTTVMTLPVTIANEDGLLGIILDPDFTTNGWIYAYWGPSAVGSEGPHNRLSRFTYDFTSKTAALNTEKYLLKVVTQRNTCCHAGGDMEFDNEGNLILVTGDNTNPFESSGFNPIDERVGHEDYDAQRSSGNTNDLRGKVLRITPQDDGTYTVPAGNLFAANTALTRPEIYGMGFRNPFRIGIDPKTNNIIVADYGPDSNAASATRGPDGRVEWNLLTEAGNYGWPYCHSNTCYNDFNFETNASGAVFNPNALVNNSPNNTGLTNLPPAKSATVWYGYGTNPLFPEIGGGGAPMGGPVYRFDEDLDSDVKWPEYWDGKALFGEWNQGKMYSFQLDTPTGDTVVDINRILPGIFDNNAGWARPMDFQFGPDGALYVIDWGSGFGGNNDDSGIYKVNYTKGDPSPIARGSADVTDGAGPLTVKFDSTGTRHPLSKPITLQWTFGDGSDPVSTPNPTHTYQLNGEYTAQLLVTDSDGKTATANVTIVVGNQRPVVTINFPDDGGFFEFGDQVRYEVSVVDPDGDFDCDAVTLTPALGHDSHAHPMEELEGCEGFLQTSRDDGHGAEANLFWVVEARYTDDGGAANVPLQGFALQVLQPKRLQSEFFTSTGRVGGTGGPDDGVRIETTSDTAGGGSNIGFVETNDWWAHEPASLLNIETLTLRAANPNETGIVSARWGSPTGTELGQFTITNTGGWQAYQDFSLTLPDVVPTGTGGLFFVLLNGGVNVNWLEVSGAGVTSNVRPTLALDASPLAGPAPLVVDAEATATDPDGDTASLVYRWNKGEGAGLEVGTAAQSFTYTTPGTYRLTVRATDALGAYQEKYVTVIVTDPLTGMCLQGRSDGFDGTVLDEERWPTVIRRNQDIAVDNGHLVIPASKTDIYGTDPGTVSNIVLQPLQSGAWQATTKVTIPARAQYQQAGLIVYGDDNNYVKMVIQGRSAAPDAAQRVIQFAIEKGGTATETNSSNLGTAFPDTVYLRLTSNGTTITGSYSDNGIDYTSLPASPDFTAIANPKIGLTSFANSGSLPGIINAEFDWFTITPDETAVAGPDDEFDGTSLNGCRWQVLRESAGDYRVSDGSLRIDTSPLDIYGADTGARNFVLQDQPEGDWVVETKVDGSLLDRQYQQGGIILHADDDNYVKLDILSTNTAGSAITRNLELRSEINGVVQEPQQNADEPENAIVYLRLGKTGNVVTGWHSANGTDWTQFAQTLTNPGLNNAKIGLFALGAPVQTAVGTVGFEYFRVVPPAAPLTVTATVDPAAPTASGWYDGDVSVTLATEGGLDTVYREFALDGGIWQEYTTPVIVSESGSHSLAYRATSGGDATDEATVTFKIDTDAPVSSATVDEVARSVTLRAADAGSGLARIEYSQGDTAWLPYTAPVVVGDALSTVKFRAVDKAGNVEATNAATVPAVGIVLTPSATAALAASGKVVYGAAHSVTVRVSGPGATPTGSVDVVLGNVSVGTAVLVNGRATVAVNRTALLPGVSTLSVRYSGDAVFEASTDTVEVTVVKATSKVTAKVVKKIVYSGTRHVFTVKVTSSAPVTGTITIKKGTKVVASGFSVVNGVAKVSLAKGLPIGTHKLTVHYSGSDGVAGSKTGSITVTVKRR
- a CDS encoding ROK family transcriptional regulator → MSGDAPVVGRHGSASSSETTRRANLSLVLSLVHHSGALSRAEITRMTGLNRSTIATLVAHLGELGLVYETAAATPAQIGRPSPTVRATSSTAAIAVNPEIDAVTIGLVGLGGEVIRKIRFATEQAPSAREVANITAAIVEGMRTELEQSYRIVGIGVAVPGLTRADDGVVSYAPHLGWRDEPIAAMIAEATGFAVSAANDASLGAGAELLFGAGKGSHDLIYLNGGASGIGGGVISNGVLRTGRNGYAGELGHTLVNSAGVACHCGASGCLETEVSLARLQRLVGLAGADLEVVEAALHAGTPELVLPEIHRQLDFLAIALRNAVNVFNPERVILGGFLATVFSLAPDYLIDRVTSLSLHGPGEVVQISRAVLGTNILMIGAAELALSGVLADPLLLAVEPVA
- a CDS encoding substrate-binding domain-containing protein — translated: MLATRKLRRNLFITAGATFAVAALLTGCTAAPGTGTQTGGGTVEGNEATGDTIVIGFSGPAADHGWLGAINSAAKAEAEKYPDIDLKIAEGTNDASLQISQVEGFINDKVDAIVLLPTDGAALTEVAIKAMEAGIPVINVDREFSSTFAARVTILGDNFGMGVTAGTYICEQLGDNPDAIVAEVAGIDSLPLTQQRSEGFATALEDCGLKVNNRVAADFTIAGGEAVTSQLLQAAPKIDAIWNHDDDQGVGVLAAIDAAGRDEFFMVGGAGSRAAMDAIQADSGVLKATVIYPSTQAADGIRLARLVAQGKSLSDIVEVEVPSRIVLNAPIVTKDNVDKFIDFSFT
- a CDS encoding sugar phosphate isomerase/epimerase family protein, producing the protein MARPITLFTGQWADLPFEEVAKLASGWGYDGLEIACWGDHLDPWRWDEPGYVEGKLALLEKYNLKVYAISNHLKGQAVCDDPIDQRHRDILPDVVWGDGNPEGVRQRAAEEMKNTARLAASLGVKTVIGFTGSSIWKYVAMFPPVSQEAIDAGYQDFADRWNPILDVFDEVGVRFAHEVHPSEIAYDYYTTVRALEAIGHREAFGLNWDPSHMVWQEIDPVGFLWDFKDRIYHVDCKDTKMRAKDGRSGRLGSHLAWADGRRGWDFISTGHGDVPWEASFRMLNQIGYDGPISVEWEDAGMDRLIGAPEALEFVRRLAFDAPSAAFDAAFSSK